The proteins below come from a single Triticum aestivum cultivar Chinese Spring chromosome 5D, IWGSC CS RefSeq v2.1, whole genome shotgun sequence genomic window:
- the LOC123124342 gene encoding uncharacterized protein: protein MDNFQHSDLLALETALGEESRDPIAIPISVLKAITNNFSDAQEIGCGGFETVYKGTLGNGMVVAVKKLHENVGVLSKNFNSEVDCLIEVKHKNIVQFLGYCSDTQKVLRSFQGKNVWAEERQKLLCFEYLSKGSLADYLTGPSCGLRWCTRYRIIRGICEGLHYLHHHHQPIIHLDLKPQNILLDDNMVAKIADFGLSRRLSARQSRILTKNIAGTPGYFAPEFINSGVITMKMDIYSLGVLESWTDTFGSLQSHTLFEQVKVCAEIGINCINYNPENRPTIDDIIHRLEEMDLSNSSPGSIASTSSTPLSGVNIYPLKLCFPFETEKRIDCPLSITNITDRYVNYWVVPQFPNMYTPCKHELVNEIRTGTNNLDPMSTGSFNVTMLEQQQPPLDAGMFEIVMIAMGSRSDLKKLKSSIGDEPKIDGELLKRVEEVGGEVHTAMLRAVISLPSEGGVAPKIVSGEEFMDLRSIDVHPTQPWILVGHDKHLTIWDYKKQATVAALDVVGATMVYSVRFIPQRHWFVAGDDSGHIHVYSCVTKKEVKRFQARDGDSSYVISLAIHPTCSYLLSACTDGVVKLWDWDSGWECIRTVHSTAGWMQVKFNPKNTDTFTSCCTKGAMRMKSIYPSDEPIAGIDQYSSSLCDHAFTEGDQNHVVMLIHGIGLQIWDLETKTHVHTLRGTKRLVRAPACHPKLPLIAVGIKEEDPEHAAVRFWNSTNYRPVFLNLITKTLI from the exons ATGGACAATTTCCAACATAGTGATCTTCTTGCCCTCGAGACGGCGTTAGGTGAGGAAAGCCGGGATCCAATAGCCATTCCTATCTCCGTTTTGAAGGCCATCACAAACAATTTCTCTGATGCTCAAGAAATCGGTTGCGGTGGGTTTGAAACGGTTTACAAG GGTACGCTTGGAAATGGGATGGTTGTTGCCGTGAAGAAGCTCCACGAAAATGTAGGAGTTCTTTCTAAAAATTTCAATAGTGAGGTCGATTGTCTTATAGAGGTCAAGCACAAAAATATAGTGCAGTTCCTGGGGTACTGTTCGGATACGCAAAAGGTACTAAGGTCGTTTCAAGGAAAAAATGTCTGGGCAGAAGAACGGCAGAAGTTATTATGCTTCGAGTACCTAAGTAAAGGGAGCCTTGCAGACTATCTCACTG GGCCATCTTGCGGACTTCGGTGGTGCACACGGTATCGAATAATCAGGGGGATCTGTGAAGGCTTGCATTAtcttcaccaccaccaccaacctatTATTCACTTGGATCTCAAACCTCAGAATATATTATTGGACGATAATATGGTGGCTAAAATAGCGGATTTTGGTCTATCAAGGCGCTTAAGTGCAAGGCAAAGTCGAATTCTAACCAAAAACATAGCTGGGACACC GGGATATTTCGCTCCGGAATTTATAAATAGCGGAGTAATCACAATGAAGATggacatatatagtctaggg GTGCTGGAAAGTTGGACAGACACGTTTGGGTCATTACAGAGCCATACACTATTTGAACAAGTAAAAGTATGTGCTGAAATAGGGATAAATTGCATAAATTATAACCCAGAGAACAGGCCTACTATAGATGATATTATCCATAGACTTGAGGAAATGGATCTCTCAAACTCGTCTCCTGGAAGTATCGCAAGTACTTCATCCACTCCGCTCAGTGGAGTAAATATCTACCCTCTCAAGCTATGCTTTCCGTTCGAGACAGAAAAGCGTATCGATTGCCCGCTGAGCATAACTAACATAACAGATCGTTATGTAAACTATTGGGTTGTACCGCAGTTCCCCAATATGTATACTCCTTGTAAGCACGAACTTGTGAACGAAATCCGTACTGGAACCAACAATCTGGACCCAATGTCAACTGGCTCTTTCAATGTGACAATGCTCGAGCAACAACAACCGCCACTGGACGCAGGCATGTTTGAGATAGTGATGATTGCCATGGGGAGCAGGAGTGACCTTAAAAAGTTGAAGTCATCCATTGGAGATGAGCCTAAAATTGATGGTGAATTATTGAAGCGAGTCGAAGAGGTAGGGGGCGAGGTGCATACAGCAATGCTGAGGGCTGTCATCAGCCTACCAAGTGAGGGGGGAGTGGCCCCCAAG ATCGTCTCAGGTGAGGAATTTATGGATCTCAGATCGATAGATGTGCATCCCACACAGCCCTG GATTTTGGTGGGTCATGACAAGCATCTTACCATCTGGGACTACAAGAAGCAG GCAACAGTGGCTGCATTGGATGTCGTGGGGGCAACAATGGTTTATTCGGTTAGGTTCATCCCTCAACGCCATTGGTTTGTAGCCGGGGATGATAGTGGACACATTCACGTGTACTCATGTGTTACAAAGAAAGAAGTTAAGAGATTCCAAGCTAGAGATGGTGATAGCTCTTATGTAATATCACTGGCGATTCACCCTACCTGTTCGTACCTGCTATCTGCGTGTACAGACGGCGTGGTCAAGCTGTGGGACTGGGACAGTGGCTGGGAATGTATTCGAACAGTTCACTCAACTGCAGGTTGGATGCAAGTTAAGTTTAATCCCAAGAACACGGACACCTTTACTAGTTGTTGCACAAAGGGCGCAATGAGAATGAAG TCAATTTATCCGTCCGATGAGCCTATCGCAGGAATAGACCAATATTCGTCGAGCCTCTGTGATCACGCTTTCACCGAGGGTGATCAGAACCATGTGGTTATGCTCATCCATGGTATTGGTCTACAG ATATGGGATCTGGAGACAAAGACACATGTTCACACACTTCGTGGGACGAAACGGTTGGTTCGTGCACCAGCTTGCCACCCAAAGCTTCCATTAATAGCCGTAGGAATCAAGGAGGAAGATCCTGAGCACGCGGCTGTCCGCTTCTGGAACTCAACTAACTACAG GCCCGTGTTCCTCAACCTCATCACAAAGACACTTATTTGA